Proteins encoded in a region of the Solanum dulcamara chromosome 9, daSolDulc1.2, whole genome shotgun sequence genome:
- the LOC129903135 gene encoding protein RADIALIS-like 3 — MDTNSTWSHHQNKLFENALAIYDTDTPNRWRKLANAVGGKTEEEVKNHYEKLVEDIKHIESGNVPLPNYNGGRNNKGYNFMDEEQRLKYLKLQ, encoded by the exons atggACACAAATTCGACGTGGAGTCACCATCAAAACAAGTTGTTTGAGAATGCATTGGCCATTTACGACACTGACACTCCAAACAGGTGGCGTAAATTGGCCAATGCAGTTGGTGGAAAAACAGAAGAAGAAGTGAAAAATCACTATGAAAAACTTGTTGAAGATATTAAGCATATTGAGTCTGGAAATGTTCCTTTGCCTAATTATAATGGTGGTCGTAACAATAAAGGCTACAATTTCATGGATGAAGAACAAAG GTTGAAATATCTGAAGCTCCAATGA